Proteins co-encoded in one Paenibacillus antri genomic window:
- a CDS encoding helix-turn-helix domain-containing protein: protein MPNIRIKLGEIIEQNEGKITKNALAREAKVRPNLIYDLCDDKTKRIDLETLAVIIVTLNELTGKNYGVGDILEYQKE from the coding sequence ATGCCAAATATCCGCATTAAACTCGGGGAAATTATTGAGCAAAACGAAGGCAAAATCACGAAAAACGCACTCGCGCGCGAGGCGAAAGTGCGTCCGAATTTGATATACGATTTGTGCGACGATAAGACAAAGCGAATCGATCTCGAGACACTTGCTGTTATTATTGTGACTCTTAACGAATTAACCGGTAAAAACTACGGAGTCGGCGATATTCTGGAATATCAAAAAGAATAG
- a CDS encoding helix-turn-helix domain-containing protein: MSTNDPKSILEGYPPVLDVNHVREIFRIGRDSAYRLMKSGEFRVIQAGKQLRVARSVLEEYLTREE, encoded by the coding sequence ATGAGTACGAATGATCCGAAATCAATTCTCGAAGGCTATCCGCCCGTTTTAGACGTAAACCACGTCCGGGAGATATTCCGTATCGGGCGAGACTCCGCTTACCGATTAATGAAATCCGGTGAGTTTCGGGTGATACAGGCGGGGAAACAGCTCCGTGTTGCAAGATCGGTGCTCGAAGAATATTTGACGAGAGAAGAGTAA
- a CDS encoding DUF5659 domain-containing protein, with translation MVQGSAQTYIVHSQRMAGWLIYRGQKLIKVAQNKMRPGFNIFVFVDSTQLRKDMSEYTPRDAV, from the coding sequence ATGGTACAAGGTAGCGCACAGACTTACATAGTACATTCGCAAAGGATGGCGGGCTGGCTTATATACCGCGGCCAAAAGCTTATCAAAGTCGCTCAGAATAAAATGAGGCCGGGGTTCAATATCTTTGTCTTCGTTGATAGTACTCAGTTACGTAAGGATATGTCGGAGTATACACCAAGGGACGCGGTGTAA
- a CDS encoding helix-turn-helix transcriptional regulator — protein sequence MSGDAVRAIRISKNMSQPEFAEVLNVSRSCIDAVESGRRAVSRKLRIKIAQTFGVDDEIIEAIARAKDSNKLAL from the coding sequence ATGAGCGGAGACGCTGTGAGGGCGATCCGGATCAGCAAAAACATGTCACAACCGGAATTTGCCGAGGTGCTTAACGTTTCGCGGTCGTGCATCGACGCGGTCGAGAGCGGACGTCGTGCGGTTTCTAGGAAGCTGCGGATTAAAATCGCGCAGACGTTCGGTGTCGACGACGAAATTATCGAAGCGATCGCGCGCGCAAAAGATTCGAACAAGCTAGCGTTATAA
- a CDS encoding cold-shock protein, giving the protein MEKGYIRKWKNENGYGFIAGADGRDYFVHARDVNADGWIVLELGQQVEFDPAQGDRGPVAQNVTLIFGGE; this is encoded by the coding sequence ATGGAAAAAGGCTACATTCGAAAGTGGAAAAACGAAAACGGATACGGATTCATCGCGGGGGCTGACGGTCGCGATTACTTCGTTCATGCCCGCGATGTTAATGCCGATGGGTGGATCGTGTTGGAATTGGGTCAACAGGTCGAATTCGACCCGGCTCAAGGCGATAGAGGACCCGTCGCTCAGAACGTCACATTGATCTTCGGCGGGGAGTGA
- a CDS encoding XkdQ/YqbQ family protein produces the protein MRNVSVVYNGLTVDPIVQSVTWSGEVHAAARRVDIAISNTIDGDTQAIPFEVGRELTVLYDGTEIFRGVIFETFIDINGQATVRAYDENIYLTKNTDSKAFVKVTASEIIRKLCVDFGIPVGTIADTGYVIPRLLFRDQTLWEMMTIALTDSRKQNGRRFYLYSRNGLLNLTERKDMAVKGTIEAGYNILGASYIQSIEDTRTSVKIIGGNDEAPIVATQEDPEMKSLFGTMQHLEYVDGDATKSQVEQLAKQRLKDLAVIDDEASVDALGNIDVVAGAAVYVREPMTGIVGAYYVSADVHTFEGGVHRMNLTLTATDDLPTLE, from the coding sequence ATGCGTAACGTAAGCGTCGTTTATAACGGACTGACCGTCGATCCCATCGTTCAATCCGTCACCTGGTCCGGAGAGGTTCACGCAGCCGCCCGGAGGGTCGACATTGCCATCTCGAATACGATCGATGGGGATACGCAGGCTATTCCGTTTGAAGTCGGGAGGGAGCTGACGGTGCTTTACGACGGCACCGAAATCTTCCGCGGCGTCATCTTCGAGACGTTTATCGATATCAACGGACAGGCGACCGTGCGTGCTTACGACGAGAATATCTATCTGACGAAGAACACCGATTCCAAGGCATTCGTCAAGGTCACGGCATCGGAGATCATCCGGAAGTTGTGCGTCGACTTCGGCATTCCGGTCGGGACTATCGCGGATACCGGCTACGTGATTCCGAGACTGCTATTCCGAGATCAAACGCTTTGGGAGATGATGACCATCGCCCTTACGGATTCGCGGAAGCAGAACGGCCGGCGCTTCTATCTGTACTCCCGAAACGGTCTACTCAACCTGACCGAACGGAAGGATATGGCCGTCAAAGGCACGATCGAGGCCGGATACAACATTCTCGGCGCCTCCTATATTCAGTCGATCGAAGACACGAGGACATCCGTTAAGATCATCGGCGGGAATGACGAAGCGCCGATTGTCGCAACGCAGGAAGATCCGGAAATGAAATCGTTGTTCGGCACGATGCAACACTTAGAATACGTCGATGGAGACGCGACGAAATCGCAAGTGGAGCAGCTCGCGAAGCAACGGTTAAAGGATCTCGCCGTCATCGACGATGAAGCCTCCGTCGATGCCCTCGGAAATATCGATGTCGTTGCGGGAGCGGCCGTTTACGTTCGCGAACCGATGACCGGCATAGTCGGCGCTTATTACGTGTCGGCGGACGTTCATACGTTTGAGGGCGGGGTTCACCGGATGAATCTAACGCTGACAGCGACGGATGATCTTCCGACACTTGAGTAA
- a CDS encoding phBC6A51 family helix-turn-helix protein — MAQRKKRRKRGRPKGSHPPLTDRQRLAIELMVRYWRRYQTRQSVADAVGVSRMTLYRWLKRKDFNRLYTEEREKMFREWDRQARRKWNGIVRRAFARGDVSVIEGIIV; from the coding sequence ATGGCTCAACGGAAGAAACGGCGCAAGAGAGGCCGGCCGAAAGGGTCGCATCCGCCGTTAACGGATAGGCAGCGTCTTGCGATCGAGCTTATGGTTCGTTATTGGCGCCGATATCAGACGAGGCAATCCGTTGCCGATGCGGTCGGTGTATCGCGGATGACGCTGTACCGGTGGCTGAAGCGGAAGGATTTCAATCGGCTGTATACGGAAGAGCGCGAAAAAATGTTCCGCGAGTGGGATCGGCAGGCGCGGCGGAAGTGGAACGGGATAGTCCGGAGGGCATTCGCTCGAGGAGACGTATCGGTGATCGAGGGGATCATCGTGTAA
- a CDS encoding S-layer homology domain-containing protein, with protein sequence MRSSTKLLLAVSVLSIGIYSGAAAPEAEAAVNYRDVKSEAAWALAPVAELVQRGILTGYDDGTFRPNQTVSRIETITGIVRMMGKQDQAVQAAAAAKDLQSSDGKLIFEKYEWAVGYIAVAEKSGLLEEDAVNPAAGAERWWTTMVLVRAMGLEREAKRSMKAELTFNDSGDIPAEAVGYVAVALEKGLVTGYDDDTFRPKRKVSRAEFAALLDRAGNIVPIATSDHVELSATVSAVQGNLVTLTKDGGTNTFDVGQDATIVREGELVGLNSIRAGDRVTAVLRGMELVHIKVDEAALNVSKEDRGVIAALSPGLIAIEANGLVTQYSVADTVTILRNALPADWNALKAGDDAIVALTDGAVVRIEATSANIMNGRATGVVSSVSPTQISITENGVTTAYPVSRDAIVILNNSIGAWSSVQPGDQVTALIANDEVYHVSLTKTAAVSGEVTGFVIAVYGQQIAIASNGQTVVYAYDDRINLVRAGKTAAIADIKPGDEVRLSLVDRTIILLFVTTPIDEKQYYTIEGTYQNHLEFNGSVTEITVSVVQGGVPIPRTYKVKSDANVLIETGITNKPNFLVNHTRVELNVANNEVFLIVKK encoded by the coding sequence ATGCGTTCGAGCACCAAGCTCCTCTTAGCCGTATCGGTATTATCGATAGGCATATACTCCGGCGCGGCCGCTCCCGAAGCGGAAGCCGCCGTGAATTATCGCGACGTGAAATCGGAAGCCGCTTGGGCGCTCGCTCCCGTCGCCGAACTTGTACAGCGCGGAATTCTTACCGGGTATGACGACGGCACCTTCCGCCCCAATCAAACCGTATCCCGTATCGAGACGATTACGGGAATCGTACGGATGATGGGGAAACAGGACCAGGCGGTCCAAGCGGCGGCTGCCGCGAAGGATCTACAGTCGTCCGACGGGAAGCTCATTTTCGAGAAATACGAATGGGCCGTCGGTTATATCGCCGTCGCCGAGAAGAGCGGCTTGCTCGAAGAAGACGCGGTCAACCCTGCGGCAGGCGCGGAACGATGGTGGACGACGATGGTTCTCGTGCGGGCCATGGGACTCGAACGGGAAGCGAAACGCAGCATGAAAGCGGAATTAACATTCAATGATAGCGGCGACATTCCTGCGGAGGCCGTAGGCTACGTTGCCGTTGCGTTGGAGAAAGGGCTCGTGACGGGATACGACGACGACACGTTCCGCCCCAAGCGGAAGGTAAGCCGCGCGGAGTTCGCCGCGTTGTTGGACCGCGCCGGCAACATCGTTCCGATCGCCACGTCCGACCATGTCGAATTATCGGCGACGGTAAGCGCCGTCCAGGGCAACCTAGTTACGCTCACGAAGGACGGCGGGACAAACACCTTCGACGTCGGACAAGACGCGACGATCGTTCGCGAAGGCGAGCTCGTCGGCCTGAATTCGATTCGGGCGGGAGATCGAGTCACCGCCGTGCTTCGCGGCATGGAACTTGTACATATCAAAGTCGATGAAGCGGCGCTTAACGTCTCGAAAGAAGACAGAGGCGTCATCGCCGCCCTCTCCCCCGGCCTCATTGCGATCGAGGCGAACGGGCTCGTGACGCAATATTCTGTCGCGGATACCGTGACGATCCTGCGCAACGCGCTGCCGGCGGATTGGAACGCATTGAAGGCGGGCGACGACGCGATCGTCGCCTTAACGGACGGAGCGGTCGTCCGCATCGAGGCCACGAGCGCGAATATCATGAACGGTCGAGCGACGGGAGTCGTCTCGTCCGTAAGCCCGACCCAAATCTCCATTACGGAAAACGGCGTTACGACCGCTTACCCCGTGAGCCGTGACGCGATCGTAATCCTTAACAATTCCATCGGCGCATGGTCCAGCGTGCAGCCCGGCGATCAAGTGACGGCCTTGATCGCAAACGATGAGGTATACCACGTCAGCTTGACGAAGACGGCGGCCGTCTCGGGGGAAGTGACCGGGTTCGTCATTGCCGTCTACGGCCAACAAATCGCCATCGCTTCGAACGGACAAACCGTCGTTTACGCGTACGACGATCGGATCAACTTGGTTCGGGCCGGCAAGACGGCCGCCATCGCCGACATTAAACCGGGAGACGAAGTGCGGCTGTCATTGGTGGACCGAACGATTATATTGCTCTTCGTGACGACCCCGATCGACGAAAAGCAGTATTATACGATCGAAGGGACGTATCAAAACCACTTGGAATTTAACGGTTCGGTTACGGAAATTACGGTTTCCGTCGTACAAGGCGGCGTTCCGATCCCCCGGACGTATAAGGTCAAGTCGGACGCGAATGTGTTGATCGAAACGGGGATTACGAATAAACCCAACTTTCTAGTCAACCACACGAGGGTTGAGTTGAACGTAGCGAACAATGAGGTCTTCCTCATCGTTAAGAAATAA
- a CDS encoding stalk domain-containing protein gives MRKWIGVAGVLLVLTGAATSYANVNGTFEGNPIIQVQMDGQPIQAADVPAVNLNGRTMVPIYMLKALGVEAVWNGDNQTVQVSLPESEPIARPATKANVDKASLYKRIEDFGDELVVIDNELRLLNERIMLSPIKPVLPRGEQSRSITAALIEFNDVMDAARRVTQNYPGENDFVDPILNAYMDAIRNYSEAHTKLVGFLNGDLNDYIYDSHYDNRSTAGKRVSEAQEASRERYRHYIENALRE, from the coding sequence TTGCGGAAATGGATTGGAGTCGCCGGGGTACTCCTCGTATTGACGGGAGCGGCCACAAGTTATGCCAATGTAAACGGGACTTTCGAAGGAAATCCGATTATTCAAGTTCAAATGGACGGTCAACCGATCCAAGCGGCGGATGTGCCGGCGGTGAACCTCAACGGGCGAACGATGGTGCCGATTTATATGTTGAAGGCGTTGGGCGTGGAGGCGGTCTGGAACGGCGACAATCAAACGGTGCAAGTATCGCTCCCCGAATCGGAACCGATCGCTCGACCGGCGACGAAGGCGAATGTGGATAAGGCAAGCTTATATAAGCGCATCGAGGATTTCGGCGACGAGCTTGTCGTCATCGACAATGAGCTTCGACTCCTCAACGAGAGAATCATGCTATCTCCGATCAAGCCGGTTCTTCCTCGAGGCGAACAGAGTCGAAGCATAACGGCGGCCCTAATCGAATTCAACGATGTAATGGATGCGGCACGAAGAGTGACCCAAAATTATCCTGGGGAAAATGATTTCGTAGATCCGATCTTAAATGCGTACATGGATGCGATTCGGAACTATTCCGAAGCACATACTAAATTAGTAGGGTTTTTGAACGGCGATCTGAACGATTACATCTACGATTCTCATTACGATAATCGATCGACGGCCGGCAAACGCGTGTCCGAGGCTCAAGAGGCTTCGCGCGAGCGATATCGGCATTATATAGAAAATGCTCTTCGAGAATAA
- a CDS encoding GGDEF domain-containing protein codes for MIQNIVMNVSIVVSYLFVLHFFFFRGTADREMTPVRRSLWIGAMYGILGSSLMFFSIPIGNGLLLDLRHVAIVLSAFYGGWIGSLVSASAVSASRVLFFGWTEASVYAAAAMFVIGLGCAAIARFKLSPGIKFQLLNGTATFFVTLLLLWGVPDKRMFATAAAYVWLTSIVAGIAMYLLSSFLERAYENERRLRKSESELRSAANLQRALLDHIPSGLLVEDEEERIIYVNRELLAMFGEEAPPDALTGESKRKLFERHRGAFLEPEARLRMFELSEGGAPAKGMYIDMVDGRIFQLDYAPVFEEGRVAAHLWKYQDVTEIKNNEKKLQEANTVLKRLSGIDGLTGIANRRSLDEHLKFEWDACARSGKPLTVLLLDVDDFKRYNDNYGHLNGDACLRRIAETLEACVQKPDDFIARYGGEEFAALLPDTTIEGGAKVAERMRMAVDALCIAHEHSTYGSRVSISIGIGSLVPSGGGMETDVLERADRALYTAKSRGRNRVVAYDAAGEAYVWE; via the coding sequence TTGATACAGAACATCGTTATGAACGTATCGATCGTCGTCTCTTATTTGTTCGTTTTGCATTTCTTCTTCTTTCGCGGGACCGCCGATCGCGAGATGACGCCGGTCCGAAGGAGCCTCTGGATCGGGGCTATGTACGGCATCCTGGGCAGTTCGTTAATGTTTTTCTCCATTCCGATCGGGAATGGCCTTCTTCTGGATCTGCGTCACGTCGCGATCGTTCTCTCCGCGTTCTACGGCGGTTGGATCGGAAGCCTCGTATCCGCCTCGGCGGTATCCGCGTCCCGGGTATTGTTTTTCGGTTGGACCGAGGCGTCCGTTTACGCCGCCGCGGCGATGTTCGTCATCGGACTCGGGTGCGCGGCGATCGCTCGTTTCAAGCTGTCGCCCGGCATTAAGTTCCAACTGCTGAACGGCACGGCGACCTTCTTCGTGACGCTGCTTCTCTTATGGGGAGTGCCCGACAAGCGAATGTTCGCGACCGCGGCGGCGTACGTCTGGTTGACTTCGATCGTCGCGGGGATCGCCATGTATTTGCTCTCGTCGTTCCTCGAACGGGCGTACGAGAACGAGCGGCGTCTTCGCAAGAGCGAAAGCGAGCTTCGAAGCGCGGCGAACCTGCAGCGAGCGCTGCTCGATCATATTCCGAGCGGGTTGTTGGTCGAGGACGAGGAGGAGCGAATCATCTACGTGAATCGAGAGCTCCTGGCGATGTTCGGCGAGGAGGCGCCTCCGGACGCCCTGACGGGCGAGTCGAAGCGGAAGCTGTTCGAGCGGCATCGCGGCGCGTTCCTCGAACCCGAGGCGCGACTGAGGATGTTCGAGCTGTCCGAAGGAGGGGCGCCGGCCAAGGGGATGTACATCGATATGGTTGACGGCCGCATCTTTCAGCTGGATTACGCTCCTGTATTCGAGGAGGGACGGGTCGCCGCTCATCTGTGGAAGTATCAGGACGTTACGGAAATCAAGAATAACGAGAAGAAGCTGCAGGAAGCGAACACGGTGCTGAAGCGATTGTCCGGGATAGACGGCTTGACGGGGATCGCGAACCGAAGAAGTCTCGACGAACATCTGAAGTTCGAATGGGACGCTTGCGCCCGCAGCGGGAAGCCGCTGACGGTGCTGCTGCTCGACGTCGACGACTTCAAGCGGTACAACGACAACTACGGCCATCTGAACGGGGACGCCTGCCTCCGCCGCATCGCGGAGACGCTGGAGGCGTGCGTTCAGAAGCCGGACGACTTCATCGCGCGGTACGGCGGCGAGGAATTCGCGGCGCTGCTGCCGGACACGACGATCGAGGGCGGGGCGAAGGTGGCGGAACGGATGCGGATGGCGGTCGACGCGTTATGCATCGCGCACGAGCATTCGACCTACGGCTCGCGCGTATCGATCAGCATCGGGATCGGCTCGCTCGTGCCGAGCGGGGGCGGAATGGAGACGGATGTGCTGGAACGCGCGGATCGAGCGCTCTATACGGCCAAGAGCCGAGGGAGAAATCGCGTCGTGGCTTACGACGCCGCAGGGGAAGCATATGTATGGGAATAG
- a CDS encoding sporulation histidine kinase inhibitor Sda has translation MRGLSNESLIETYFKALDLELEQDFIKLLEQEIERRNLEVDAASLTLH, from the coding sequence ATGAGGGGATTAAGCAACGAAAGCTTGATCGAGACGTATTTCAAAGCGCTCGACCTGGAGCTCGAACAAGACTTCATTAAGCTGTTGGAGCAGGAAATCGAGCGACGCAACTTAGAAGTCGACGCCGCGTCCTTAACGCTGCACTAA
- a CDS encoding NAD(P)/FAD-dependent oxidoreductase encodes MTRQPNENGIVDIAVIGGGPAGLFAAFYAGMRQASCKIIESMPQLGGQLAALYPEKYIYDVAGFPKVRAQELVDNLIQQMSHFPIEQCLEEKVVRLTKKGERHFVIETTKATHEARAVVITAGVGAFEPRKLDLPEAAHYEGKNLHYFVSNLEKFRGRRVLISGGGDSAVDWSLMLEPIAEQVTLIHRRDKFRAHEHSVELLMKSKVDVRTPIEIAGLNGDDAIRSVTLKDVKTGAETEFEVDDVIVNFGFVSSLGPIAEWGFDIADGSILVDTRMETSIPGIFAAGDITTYPGKLKLIAVGFGEAPTAINNAKVYIDPNAKLSPGHSSNMKL; translated from the coding sequence ATGACGCGACAGCCAAACGAGAACGGAATCGTCGATATCGCGGTCATCGGCGGAGGTCCCGCCGGCTTGTTCGCGGCGTTCTACGCCGGTATGAGACAAGCGAGCTGCAAGATCATCGAGAGTATGCCGCAATTGGGCGGACAGCTTGCCGCGCTTTATCCCGAAAAATACATTTACGACGTCGCCGGCTTCCCGAAGGTTAGGGCGCAGGAGCTCGTAGACAATCTGATCCAGCAGATGAGCCATTTTCCGATCGAGCAGTGCCTCGAGGAGAAGGTCGTCCGCCTGACGAAGAAGGGCGAACGTCACTTCGTCATCGAGACGACGAAGGCGACGCACGAGGCGCGCGCGGTCGTCATTACGGCCGGCGTCGGCGCTTTCGAGCCGAGAAAGCTCGATTTGCCGGAAGCGGCGCATTATGAAGGAAAGAATCTTCATTACTTCGTCAGCAATCTCGAGAAATTCCGCGGGCGCCGCGTGCTCATCAGCGGCGGCGGCGATTCGGCCGTCGACTGGTCCCTCATGCTCGAGCCGATCGCCGAGCAGGTTACCCTCATTCACCGCCGGGATAAGTTCCGGGCGCATGAACACAGCGTGGAGCTGCTGATGAAGTCGAAGGTGGACGTTCGGACGCCGATCGAGATCGCCGGGCTGAACGGAGACGACGCGATTCGAAGCGTGACGCTGAAAGACGTGAAGACGGGCGCGGAGACGGAATTCGAGGTCGACGACGTGATCGTCAATTTCGGCTTCGTCTCGTCGCTCGGCCCGATTGCCGAATGGGGCTTCGACATCGCGGACGGCTCCATCCTCGTCGATACCCGCATGGAGACGTCGATCCCCGGCATCTTCGCCGCAGGCGACATTACGACGTATCCCGGGAAGCTGAAGCTGATCGCCGTCGGGTTCGGCGAAGCGCCGACCGCGATCAACAACGCCAAAGTATATATCGATCCGAACGCGAAACTGTCCCCGGGCCATAGCAGCAACATGAAGTTATAA
- a CDS encoding NAD(P)/FAD-dependent oxidoreductase: MSRIPRIVILGAGYGGIVTALRLQKELNYNEADVTLVNKHDYHYITTHLHMPAAGTDDPQNARVSILKLIDEFKIDFVKSTVVQIRPNDKKVILEDGTLSYDYLVIGLGGEPETFGIPGLKEHAHFIRSINSVRLIREHIEYQFARFKKEPHRKDYLTFVVGGAGFTGIEFIGELADRIPKLCKEFDVDPNHVKIYNVEAAPTALPGFDPELVQYAMEVLQKKGVTFKIGIALKECTPDSITLADGEEIKTQTVIWTGGVRGNRLVEEAGFEAMRGRIKVDEYLRIPGHEDVYVIGDCSIVMNEEGRPYPPTAQMAIQQADVLAHNLVASIRNSSLKTFKYESKGTVASLGKNEAIGIAMGRKLKGGSAAMMKKIIDLRYLYIIGGIPLVLRKGYFN; the protein is encoded by the coding sequence ATGAGCAGAATCCCACGCATCGTTATCCTTGGAGCGGGATACGGCGGAATCGTCACGGCTTTGCGACTGCAGAAAGAGCTCAACTACAACGAGGCGGACGTCACTCTGGTCAACAAGCATGACTATCACTACATCACGACGCATCTCCATATGCCGGCTGCCGGTACGGACGATCCGCAGAACGCTCGGGTGAGCATTCTGAAGCTGATCGACGAATTTAAGATCGACTTCGTCAAGTCCACGGTCGTGCAAATCCGGCCGAACGATAAGAAAGTGATTTTGGAAGACGGCACCTTGTCTTACGATTACTTGGTCATCGGTCTCGGCGGCGAGCCGGAGACGTTCGGCATCCCGGGACTCAAGGAGCATGCCCATTTCATTCGAAGCATCAACAGCGTGCGCCTCATCCGCGAGCATATCGAATACCAATTCGCGCGCTTCAAGAAGGAGCCGCACCGGAAGGATTATTTGACGTTCGTCGTCGGCGGCGCGGGCTTCACCGGCATCGAATTCATCGGCGAGCTCGCCGACCGCATTCCGAAGCTGTGCAAGGAGTTCGACGTCGATCCGAATCACGTGAAGATCTACAACGTCGAAGCGGCGCCGACGGCGCTGCCGGGCTTCGATCCGGAGCTCGTTCAATACGCGATGGAAGTGCTGCAGAAGAAGGGCGTCACGTTCAAGATCGGCATCGCGCTGAAGGAGTGCACCCCGGACAGCATTACGCTGGCCGACGGCGAAGAAATCAAGACGCAAACCGTCATCTGGACGGGCGGCGTCCGCGGCAACCGTCTGGTGGAAGAAGCGGGCTTCGAAGCGATGAGAGGCCGAATCAAGGTCGACGAATATTTGCGCATTCCGGGGCATGAAGACGTCTACGTCATCGGGGACTGCTCGATCGTCATGAACGAAGAAGGCCGTCCGTATCCGCCGACGGCGCAGATGGCCATTCAGCAAGCCGACGTGCTCGCGCATAACTTGGTCGCGTCCATCCGCAACTCGTCGCTGAAGACGTTCAAATACGAAAGCAAGGGCACGGTCGCGTCGCTCGGCAAGAACGAGGCGATCGGCATCGCGATGGGGCGCAAGCTGAAGGGCGGCAGCGCGGCCATGATGAAGAAGATCATCGATCTTCGTTACTTGTACATTATCGGCGGCATTCCGCTCGTGCTGCGCAAGGGGTATTTCAATTAA
- the hemQ gene encoding hydrogen peroxide-dependent heme synthase, whose product MSEAAQTLDGWYALHDFRHIDWTVWKSLTPAEQRRAEDELRGYIAECAQADENKTGSFAFYSIVGQKADFVFVHLRETLEELNELETRFNKTSFADVTIPAHSYVSIVELSNYMAKPGTDPMESPEIVARLKPSMPKAKHICFYPMNKRRSGSDNWYMLSMEERREMMRSHGMIGRSYAGKVKQIITGSVGFDDWEWGVTLFADDALQFKKLVYEMRFDEVSARFGEFGDFYVGNLTDADKFASMLK is encoded by the coding sequence ATGAGCGAAGCGGCACAAACGCTGGACGGCTGGTACGCCCTCCACGATTTTCGCCATATCGATTGGACCGTGTGGAAATCGCTGACGCCGGCCGAGCAGCGCCGGGCGGAGGACGAGCTGCGGGGGTATATCGCCGAGTGCGCGCAAGCGGACGAAAACAAGACGGGCAGCTTCGCCTTCTATTCGATCGTCGGACAGAAGGCCGACTTCGTGTTCGTCCACCTGCGCGAGACGCTCGAAGAGCTGAACGAGCTGGAGACCCGGTTCAATAAGACGTCGTTCGCCGACGTGACGATCCCTGCGCACAGCTACGTATCGATCGTCGAGTTAAGCAATTACATGGCGAAACCGGGCACTGATCCTATGGAAAGCCCGGAAATCGTCGCGCGCCTGAAGCCGTCGATGCCGAAGGCGAAGCACATCTGCTTCTACCCGATGAACAAGCGCCGTTCCGGCAGCGACAACTGGTATATGCTCTCGATGGAGGAGCGCCGCGAGATGATGCGCAGCCACGGCATGATCGGCCGTTCCTACGCCGGCAAGGTGAAGCAGATCATTACCGGCTCGGTCGGCTTCGACGATTGGGAATGGGGCGTCACGTTGTTCGCCGACGACGCGCTTCAGTTCAAGAAGCTCGTTTACGAGATGCGGTTCGACGAAGTATCCGCCCGATTCGGCGAATTCGGCGACTTCTACGTCGGCAACCTGACGGATGCGGATAAGTTCGCCTCGATGTTGAAGTAA
- a CDS encoding YuiB family protein, whose product MVTNIFQVIVIAVLAFVLMFGIGFILNMLLKTTWLTVYLYLALIVGLFAYFGWGTGNLFASLLEYGIIDWLAVAGGLAGAYVSGVTIRTLRVRGFKMF is encoded by the coding sequence ATGGTAACTAACATTTTCCAAGTCATCGTGATCGCGGTGCTGGCGTTCGTGCTTATGTTCGGCATCGGCTTCATTCTTAACATGCTGCTCAAGACGACCTGGTTGACGGTATATTTGTACCTCGCGCTCATCGTCGGGCTGTTCGCGTATTTCGGCTGGGGGACGGGCAATCTATTCGCCAGCTTGCTCGAGTACGGCATCATCGATTGGCTGGCCGTCGCCGGCGGACTGGCGGGCGCGTACGTGAGCGGCGTAACGATCCGCACGCTTCGCGTGAGAGGCTTCAAGATGTTCTAA